The DNA segment TTCGGCCTGAATGGAGGTGTGGTAGCAGCTGCTTCCCATTGGGGTGGTAAGCTGGAGAGAAAAAAAATTCATCCAGCTATAAGTGGAAGTTATGAAAACATCTTTCACGAATCACACGTACCAAGATGCTTTCTTCCTCTGCGGGAGCCTGCACGTAAGGAGGTATGCGAGGAGCTCAAAGAATCTCGACTCGAGAGAGCGATTGGTGTCATCTACAGACCAGAGCGAGAGCGATCCAGCCACTATTTTCACGCAGTTCTACCAGAGCAGTTTGATGAATATGTATGGTTTGATACTACAAAACCAGTTACCCCCCTTCCAGAAGTAGAATCGCATGGAGCACCTGATATCTTTCCCTTTGGACTATGAGCAAACGGTTTGTGATAGGGCAAAAGGAGCAACCTACTGCTCCAATTTTGCAGATAGTTATTTTCAATGGGAATGAATATTTACCTTCTCAACTCATGTTGAGGCACTTAGGGTAAATTTTATCCCAGAATAGGGTTCATAGCTTCCTCGTTGAGAGAGTGGGTAGATATGTTTGTTAATTCACGATCAATATTTTTTTCATCATTGAGCATATGACCCACAGTCTCCATGATCTTTTTATACCCTAGGGTTTTCGCGTAGGCTTGGCAGGTGCCAAATCCAGAGATGTCATGATGGTTAAGATGTTGAATGGAGACGGCAATTCCAGCTTCTCGGACTTGAAGGTCGGTTGAGCGACTAATGATTTCAGTCGCCTCATGAATGAGACCACGGGTCGCTTCGCATCCTTCTCCCCCAATATCAGCGTCAAGCTCAAGGAAGATATTTTCCAATGTCTCAAGATGATGTCGAGTCTTTTTCTGAAGCTCTTCAATGACTTTTCGAAGTTCGGGTGTTTTCGCTTCTTTCAGCAAAGTCGGAAAGAAGCCAAGTTGTCGATTTGCTGAATCGTATCGGTCTCTGAGTTGTTCAATAAAGAGGTCCTTCAAGTTTGCAATCTTACTCATACTAAACTCCATTGATAACTTGCTACGCTATTGTGAATTTAATTGTGATGTTATTGAGCAATCGTGTCAGTGATAACGATCAGCTTATGGTACTAGAAGTATCATCTGGCAAGTGGAGCAGAGATGAATCAAAGCCTGATGAATCATAGCCTGTACAGAGCTCCTCGTAATGAGAGAATTGCTCTTGCCAAAGGGTTGATGGAAGATTTTGTGAATTCAACAGGGCTACTCGGAGATCCTGCCACAAGTCGGCGCTATCTATGGACCGATGCATTCGCAGTCTGTAACTTGGTCTCACTCTATCGCCTTACTCAACAAAAGAGATTCTTACAATTAGCTCTGAAGCTTGTGGTACAGGTTCATGAGGTCTTGGGACGTCATCGTGAAGATGATATCCGAACAGGATGGTTGAGCGGTTTTAATGAGCATCAGGGCCGAAAACATCCAACAAGTGGTGGTTTGCGAATTGGCAAGAAGTTAATGGAGCGACATGCCACTGAGTCATTTGATGAGCAGCTAGAGTGGAGTCGTGATGGACAGTATTTTCATTATCTTGCAAAGTGGGCTCACGCACTTTCCGTAATTGGTTACGAGACAGGAGATAAGACATATCATAGGCAGGCATACGAGCTCATTAAAGCCACCTTACCCAAGTTTCTCTATCAAACTGCATCTTCGATGAATCGTCGAATGTATTGGAAGATGAGCATTGATCTCTCTCGTCCACTCGTCTCATCAATGGGGCATCTCGATCCTCTCGATGCTCTTATAGTGGTTTATCAGATCCAGAGGAATTATTCCGAAAGGAAGGAAGATTTTGAATCTGAGCAAGAGAGCTTGATGGAGATTTGCGGTCATTCGACGTGGAGAACGACAGATATGCTCAGTATTGGTTCTCTTATGATTGAAGCGTATCGAATGGGACAGCTCATTATGCTTGGAGAGACTCTTGATGTTTCACTCCTCTATGAAGTTATTCATGGAGCCTATGAAGGGCTCTCAGAGCTCGAAGGGGTAGATTGGGATACTAACCCGGAGCTCCGCTTGGCTTTCCGAGAGTTGGGACTCGTTATCGGACTCAAAGCCATTGGGCGTTTTTCTGAATTGGTACTTCAAGAGAAAGGTCTGCGAGATGTTCTTGCAAAATCTCTAGTCGCCTTTGAACGCTTCTTGCCCCTTGTTGGAGTAATAGAA comes from the bacterium genome and includes:
- a CDS encoding DUF892 family protein — encoded protein: MEFSMSKIANLKDLFIEQLRDRYDSANRQLGFFPTLLKEAKTPELRKVIEELQKKTRHHLETLENIFLELDADIGGEGCEATRGLIHEATEIISRSTDLQVREAGIAVSIQHLNHHDISGFGTCQAYAKTLGYKKIMETVGHMLNDEKNIDRELTNISTHSLNEEAMNPILG